CTCCTCGAGGTGGTCGAGGACTTTCACGGGCGGGCTCCACCGACGAACGGGCCGGTCGCGAAACCACGCGCCGGCCCTGCGGGCAAGGCCCCGGGAAGCGACGATGAGGAATCGCGTCCCGGGAAGGATTACCGGATCGGGTTGGGGAAAACCGACCTACTGCTTGGAAACGGCGTAAATCGACTCGATCAGATCCTTGCCGACGCGGCCTTCCATCTCCTTGTGAACGGGCAGCAGGGCGTCTTGCCAGGCCTTCAGTTCATCCTCGGAGGGCATGTGGAATTCGGTCTTGCCCGAAGCCTTCATCGCCGCGAGCGAATCGTCGTTTTCCTGCTGGGCGATGGCATTGGCGAACTTGGTGGAGTCCGCCATCGCCGTTTCCAGCGGTGCGCGGATATCGGCGGGCAGGCCTTCCCAGAACTTCTTGTTCACGATGACCGCATAGCCCAGATAGCCGTGATTGGTCAGCGTGGCATGCTTCTGCACTTCGTGCATCTTCTGGGTATACATGTTCGACGGCGGGTTTTCGGTGCCGTCGACAACGCCGGTCTGCAGGGCCTGATAGACTTCCGAGAAGGCCATCACCTGCGGCAGGGCGCCCAGCGCGCGCATTTCGGCATCGAGCACCTTCGATGACTGGATGCGCATCTTCACGCCCTTGAGGTCGTCGGGCTTGAGCAGCGGCTTGTTGGCGCTGAAAATCTTGAAGCCGTTATCCCAATAGGCCAAGCCTTTGATGCCGCGGCCTTCCAGCTTCTTGAGCAGCGAGGCGCCGATCGGCCCGTCGGTGACGGCGCGCAGCACGTCCTTGGTCGGGAAGATGTAGGGCAGGTCGAAAACCTCGAATTCCTTGACGCCCAGCGGCCCGAATTTGGCCAGGGACGGCGCCAGCATCTGCACGGCGCCAAGCTGGAGGGCTTCGAGTTCCTCTTTGTCCTTGTAAAGCTGCGAGTTGGGATAGACCTCGACCTTGACGCGGCCGGCCGTGCCTTCCTCGGCCAGCTTCTTGAACATCTCGGCGGCCTTGCCCTTGGGGGTATCGGGCGCCACGACATGGCTGAATTTAATGACGATCGGTTCATCGGCGGCCTGAGCGCCCCCGGCGATCATCACCCCCCCCAGAATCAGTCCCATAAATACGGAAAGTTTCATAAGTGTCCTCCCGGTACTGAAATTAAGTTTCCAGTACATCATTCTTGACAGCCAGAACCCATCCCATCCCCATGGAATGCCGCAATCAATGATCGCGGGCCTGGTGCGCCGAAGTATAAGGGGAGGGCGCGCCTCTTCTCAAGAACTCAATTATTAGGGGCTAAATCGCCTGGGGGGACGGGCGATGGTCAGCGCAGGCGCGGCCGAATGGAAATATTCAGCAGCAAACCCGCCGAAACCATCACCGCGATCATCACCGTTCCGCCATAGGATACCAAAGGCAGCGGAATGCCGACCACCGGGATCAATCCCATGACCATCGCCAGATTGACGAAGACATACAGAAAGAACGACGAGGCCACGCCAACGGCGCACAGGCGGCCAAAGACGTATTTGGTGCGCGCCGCCACGATGTATCCGTAAATGACGATGGCGCAGCAGGCGCCAAGGATCAGCATGCCGCCGAACATGCCCAGTTCCTCGGCGATGACCACGAAGATGAAATCCGTGTGCTTTTCGGGCAGGAAGCCAAGCTGGCTTTGCGAGCCGTTGAGCAGGCCCTTGCCCCAGATCCCCCCCGACCCCAGGGCGATCTTCGATTGAATGATGTTATAGCCCGCCCCCAAGGGATCGCGCTCGGGGTTGAGGAAGGTCAGAACCCGGGCCTTCTGGTAGTCGTGCATGTGGCTCCACAGCACCGGCAGCGAGACACCGGCGGCGGTGAAGGCGACGACCAGCGTCCATAACGGCAGACCGCCGAGCAGGGCGATGATGCCGCCGGTGGCGGCAAGCAGGATGCTGGTGCCGAGATTGGGCTGCAAGAACACTAGCCCCACCGGCAGCAGGGTCAGGAAGGCGGCGGGCAAGGCGGCCAGCAAGGTGGTGCAGCGGTCGTTGGGCAGGTGGTGGTAATAGCGCGCCAAAGCCACGATCAGCCCGACCTTCATGAACTCCGAGGGCTGAACGGCGACCACCCCCAGGTTCAACCAGCGCTGGGCCCCCATGCCGACATGGCCAAAAACCGCCACGCCGACCAGGGCCAGCAGGAAGAAGCCATAAATGGCATAGGCCGCGTGCATGATCAGCCGCACGTTGACGCAGGCCAAGGCCAGGGCGGCGACGAGACCGATGCCGAAGCGGATCAGATGGCTGTCCGCCCAGGGATCGGCCCGCCCGCCGGCGGCCGAGAACAGGGCCAGGGCCCCCACCAGCGATAGAAAGGCCAGCGCCAGCAGGAACAAGATATCGTGGATGCGCAGCGAGGCTACCACATGCCAGGGCGTAACCAGCGGCTCGTCGAGCAGCTCTTTTTTCGCCACGCGTCTTTACTCCGCTACCCCGCCCCGGAGGGCGGGGCGCTTGATGATGGCGCCGCTCCGTCTAGGAACGGCTGTCTGGTGTTTTGTCCGCCGGCCGCAGCAGCGACACGATGACGCCCAAAGCCAGCAGGGCGAAGGTTACGCCCAGCGAGACCGAAGCCGGCATTTTGCCGATGAACTCGGCATAGAAGATCTTCGATCCGATGAAGATCAGCACCGCCGCCAAGGCGTAGTGCAGGTATACGAAGCGATGGACCATCGCCGCCAGAGCAAAATAGAGGGCGCGCAGGCCGAGGATGGCAAAGATGTTGCTGGTGTAGACGATGAAGGGATCGGTGGTGATGGCGAACACCGCCGGCACGCTGTCCACGGCGAACAGCACGTCGGTGGCTTCGACCACCACCAGGGCCAGGAACAGCGGCGTCGCCCAGGCGACGCTCTTTCCGGTTTCGGGATGGGGGCGACGCACCCAGAAGCGCTCGCCGTCCAGTTCCTCGGTCACCCGCAGATGGCGGCGCAGGAAGCCGATCAGCTTGTTGTCGGCCAGCGACGCCGCGTCATCCTCGTTGCGCGAGACCATCATCTTGACGCCGGTCAGGATCAGGAAGGCGCCGAACAGATAAAGGATCCAGTGGAATTCCGAGATCAGGGCGGCACCCAGGCCAATCATGATGCCACGCAGCACGATGACGCCCAGGATACCCCAGAACAGAACCCGGTGCTGATAGGCGCGGGGAATGGCGAAATAGCTGAAAACCAGCGAAATGACGAAGATGTTGTCTAGCGACAGGCTTTTTTCGACGACATAGCCCGTCAGATAGTCCATCCCAGCGGTTTCACCCAGATACCACCAAACCCAGCCGCCATAGGCCAGGGCGACGGCGATATAGAAAACCGACAGCCGCAGGCTTTGGGCGATCGAAATGTCGTGGGATTTGCGGTTGAGAACGCCGAGGTCGAGAATCAGCAGGACAAGAACGACGGCGATAAAGGCCAGCCATGCCCAGGCGGGTTTCCCCATCACCGGGATGAATAAAAAATCGAGGAGTTCCACGGGGAACCTCCGGGGTCTTCGAGGCGCCGCGTCAGCGCGAAGACGGCGGAAAGGTCCGACATCGCGGTGACCGCCGTCACCGCCAGAGGGGCCCGGACCCGGGTGTGGCGTGATATGGGGGCGCCGTGGTCTTTTCGGCAAGGGAGGCGGCGCGGCTTCTTTTTTGGGCGTTTTTTGGGCGGGGCGGGTGATTGTTCATGAATCATGAACAGTGATGTTCTCCGTTTCCCGGTTCCCCCGGCGCTCCGCAACCCCCACCTTGTTGGGGTACGGCGGCCTGAAGGGGCCTTAAGCCGTGCAGGAACCCAAGACTGGAGATCCGTTCAATGACTGCGATCCGTTCCCGCGCGACCCGCGCCTTCGCCCCGCTCGCCCTGGCCGCCGGCCTTGGGCTGTTCGCCATCCACCCGGCCCTGGCGGCGCCCGAGACCTATAAGGTCGATCCCGCCCACACCCATGTGCTGTTCAAGGTCAGCCATTTCGGCTTCTCCACCTTCGTCGGCAAGTTCAAAACCTTCGAGGGCAGCGTCGTTCTTGACGAGGCCAAGCCCGCTGACAGCAAGGTCGCTTTCACCATCGATTTGGCCGGGGTGTCGACCGATGTCGCCAAGCTCGACGAGCACCTGAAGTCGGCCGATTTCTTCGATGTCGCCAAATTCCCCACCGCCACCTTCAAAAGCACCGCCGTGACCCTGACCGGCGACAAGACCGCCAAGGTCGTTGGCGATCTGACCCTGCATGGCGTGACCAAGCCCGTCACCCTTGATGTCGTCCTCAACAAAATCGGCGCCAATCCGGTGTCCAACGCCCAATCCGCCGGCTTTGGCGCGACGACCACCCTCAAGCGCAGCGATTTCGGCATCACCACCTATTCGCCCAACATCGGCGAGGACGTGGTGATCGAGATCCAGTTGGAAGGCCAGCGGTCCTAAGGTTTCGTTCTTTTAGGAGGATCGGTCATGGCCCTTCCCTTCGGCGACGAGGCCGCGCGCTACGGCGCGGTCAGCCGGATCGCCCATTGGCTTACCGCCCTTGCGGTTATCGCATTGATCGGCCTGGGCTGGGTCATGGCCGACCTGCCTTTGGGTGCCCAAAAGCTCGAGCTTTACGCCCTGCATAAATCGATCGGCGCCCTGGTGCTGATGGTGACCCTGGCCCGCCTGGGCTGGCGCTTGGCGCAACGCGGTCCAAGCGGCCATGCCGAGCATGCGCCCTGGGAACGGGTGATGGCCAAGGCCGCCCATGTCGGCCTTTATGCCGGCCTGCTGGCCATGCCGCTGACCGGTTGGATCGCCAGTTCGGCGGCCAATTTCCCGGTCAGCGTCTTTGGGCTGTTCACCCTGCCCAATCTTGTCGCTCCCGATCAGGCCCTGCGCGAAGCCGCCGCCACGCTTCATGGCGCCCTGGCCTGGGGGGTGGTTGGGCTGATCGTTCTTCACGCCGCCGGGGCGGTGAAACATCACCTGATCGACCGCGACGATACGCTGCGGCGCATGCTTCCCCTCGCCCGCCGCCCTTCCCGATAAGGACTTGCCAGAATGATCCCCCGTTCCGTTTCCCGGCTGTTCGCCCTGGCGCTTTTCGCCTCCCTCGGCGCCCTGCCCAAGCCCGGCTTCGCCGCCGATCCTTGGACCGCCGATGCGGCGGCCAGCCGTCTGACTTTCCAGGGTACCCAGATGGGGGCGGCCTTTGACGGCCGCTTCCAGGCCTTCACCCCGCAGATCACCTTCTCGCCCGATGATCTGGCGGGCAGCGCCGTGGCCGTCACCATCGACATGGCCTCGGCGGTGACCGGCAGCCCCGATCGCGATGGCGAGATCGGCAAGCCGGCGTGGTTCGATGTGGCGGCCCATCCCACCGCTGGCTTCGTCACCACCGCCATCACCCCGGCCGCCGAGGGCAAGGGCTATGTCGGCAAGGCTGATCTGACCATTCGCGGCATCACCAAGGCGGTGGAGGTTCCCTTCACCGTGACCATCGACGGCGCCAAGGCGGTGGCCGAGGGCCAAGTGACCGTCGACCGCACCGATTTCAGCGTCGGCACCGGCGAATGGGCCGGCGACGGCGCCGTCGGGCGCAAGGTGACCATCGCCTTCCACATCGAAGCCACGCGCTGAGGGGTTCTCAGCGCCCGTCCAGGGCGGTGAGAAGCGGCCCGAGGTGGGTCTGGAACCGCCGGCCGCGACCGACGGAGGCGTCGGTGATCGGCTGGCGGACCTGGACCTGGGACAAGGTGGTGACCGCCCGCCCGCCCCGGGTATGGTCAAGGCAGGCCTCGTCCCACTCCAGGCCAAGGTGGGCGACCAGCCGGCGGGCCTCGGCCTCCGGGTCGGCGACCAGGGCCTCGTAATCAACGGCGGTCATGCGCTCATCGCCCAGCACGGCCTGCCAGTGGCCGGTCAGCCGCTCTTGAAGGCGATAGTAGCGCCCGGCCCGCCCCAGATCGGTGGTCCAGGCGTGGCCCTGGCCGAACAGATTGCGAAAGCACGACAGGCAGCAATCGACGGGATCGCGCCGGCACCAGATGATCCTGGCGCCGGGCAGGGCGGCGGCGATCAGCCCCAGATGCAGCCAGTTACCCGGGGTCTTGTTGATGATGCGCCCGGCCCGGGGGGCGAGGCCGCGCAGGCGGTCGCGATAATCCGCCCCCAAAGCCGCTAGCCGCTCGGGATCAAGGCCTTGCGGATCGGCGCTATAGCCGCCCAGGCCGTTGGCGACCACCCTTTCGCCAAACAGCAAGATCTCGCCGGCGCCATGGATCGCCCGGTGGCGGTCAAGGATCTGTTCGACCAGCGTGGTGCCCGAGCGCGGCATGCCGACGATGAACACCGGCAAAGGATCGCCCTCGCCGACCGGCCGCAGCTTGGGCGTCCAGCGTTCCAGGCTGTCGACCATGGCGCTCAGCGCCGGCAGTTCATCGGGCAGGCCCCTGCCCTTCAGGCTGTTGCCCGCCTGATAATGGGCGAAGGCCTCGTCGTCGCGGCCCATGTCCTCCAGCGCCTTGGCGCTGGCGAAATGCAGCTTTACCGCCTCTTCGGCGCTCCTCTCGCCCAGGCTGGGCAGCAGGGCCGCCAGGGCCGGCCAGTCCGGGTCGTCGGGGCGGAAGGTCTTGGCTTTCGACAGCGCGACCAGGGCGGCCAGCGACGTGGGTTGCCGCTTCAAGGCAAGGCGGGCCGTCGCCTCGGCCTCGGCCAGACGGCCGAGGCTGAGCAGCAGATCGGTGCGCAGGCTGAGCGCCTCGGCGTCATTGGGGGCCAGGGCTAGGGCGCGGGCGCTGGGCGCTTCGGCGTCATTGGGGCGCTGGTCAAGCAGCCGGGCTCCGGCCAGGGCAATCCAACTGGCGGCCTCGCGCGGCAGACGGCGGGTGGCGTCCAGGGCCTCGGCCTCGGCCTCGCGGGGATGGCCGGCCGCGATCAGCAGACGGGCCAGACGCAGGCGCAAGGCGCCGTCCTTGGGGGCGAGGCGCACCGCCGCCCGGGCATGATCAATGGCGCCGGCCAGATCGCCCTTGCGGGCCAGCAGCATCGCCAGATTGCCGCGGTGGGTGGCGTTATCGGGGTCGAGCCGGACCGCCTGACCCAGCGCCTTCACCGCCGCTTCGGCCTGACCGGCGGCGAACAGGCATTCGGCCATTTCGGCTTGGAGAACGGCCGCGCCCGGGGTGGCGGCCAGGGCCGCGCGATAGCGGGCGATCGCCTCGCCTAGGCGCCCCTGACGGCGCAAGGCGCGCGCCGCCGCGTGATGGCCCTGCATGGATGGGTCCTTTTTCCGCCAATTTCGCCCCCGTCTATAGCATGGGTTAATCCCCCAGGGGAAAGCCGGCGCGCCGCGAGACGGTGCGCAGGCTGAAGGCCGAGCGGATGCGGGCGACGCCGGGCAGGCGGGTGAGATAGATCTTGTGGATGCGTTCGAAATCAAGGGTGTCGGCGGCGACGAAGCGCAGCAGGTAATCGGCGCTGCCCGACATCAGGTGGCATTCCATGACCTCCGGGCAGACTCGGACCGCCGCCTCGAAGGCCGATAAACTGGCCTCCGACTGGCTGGCCAGGGTGATCTCAACGAAAATCGAGGCCGGTTTGCCAAGGGCGATCTGATCGAGCACCGCCGTATAACCGCCGATCACCCCCTCGTCTTCCAGCCGCTTCACCCGCCGCAGGCAGGCCGAAGCCGATAGGCCGATGCGCTCGGCAAGCTCGGTGTTGGTGATGCGGCCGTCGCATTGTAAGGCCCGCAGAATCTTACGATCTAGCGTATCGAGGGCGACCATTGGCACGATCCACGAAAATTCGGACGATTTCCGCCTGAATGTTGTGCATAGGCGCATAGGCCCTGGTCGTTTCGCAAGCACATTTCACCGAATCCGGCGCAGAGTTTTGATCTCTCGTCACCATCCCCCGCCGCGCGGGCCTTGAAGGATTGTCGCATGCGTATCGGTGTTCCCAAGGAAATCAAGAATCACGAATACCGGGTCGGCCTGACCCCCAATAGCGTTCATGAATTCGTCGACCACGGTCACGCCGTGGTGGTGGAAAGCGGCGCTGGCCTGGGCATCGGCTCGACCGACGCCGATTACATCAAGGCCGGCGCCACCATCGCTGCGACGGCGGCCGAGGTGTTCGCCGGCGCCGAGATGGTGATCAAGGTCAAGGAGCCCCAGGCGGTTGAATGCGCCATGCTGCGCCCCGGCCAGATCCTTTACACCTATCTGCACCTCGCCCCCGATCCCGAGCAGACCCGCGCCCTGATCGCCTCGGGCGCCACCTGCATCGCCTATGAGACGGTGACCGACGCCAAGGGCGGCCTGCCGCTGCTGGCGCCGATGTCCCAGGTGGCCGGTCGCATGGCGATCCAGGCCGGCGCCCATTGCCTGGAAAAGGCCCATGGCGGCGAAGGCGTGCTGTTGGGCGGCGTGCCCGGGGTCGCCCCGGCCAAGGTGGCGATCATCGGCGGCGGCGTGGTCGGCGAGAACGCCGCGCAGATCGCCCTGGGCATCGGCGCCGAGGTCACGGTGCTTGATCGCTCGCTCGACGCCCTCGCCCGGCTGTCGGCGCGCTTTGGCGCCGGCCTCAAGACCGTCTATTCAACCCGGGCGGCGCTGGAGCAAACGGTGCTCGAGTCCGATCTGGTGATCGGCGCGGTGCTGGTGAAGGGCGCCGCTACCCCCAAGCTGGTGACTCGCGCCATGCTGGGCCGCATGCGCCCCGGCGCGGTGCTGGTCGATGTGGCGATCGATCAGGGCGGCTGCTTCGAGACATCAAAGGCGACCACCCACGACGCGCCGACCTATGTCGTCGATGGCGTGGTTCATTACTGCGTGGCCAATATGCCCGGCGCCGTCGCCCGCACCTCGACCTATGCGCTCACCAACGCCACCCTGCCCTATGGTCTGGCGATCGCCACCAAGGGCTGGAAGGCGGCGCTGGCCGATGATCCCGGCTTGCTCGAAGGGCTGAACGTCCACGCCGGCAAGGTCACCTGCGCCCCGGTCGCCGCCGAATTGGGTTATGAGCACACCCCGGCGGCGTCGGTGCTGGGCGCGTAACCCGGCTAAGATCCGGGCGGGGGGATGGGCGCGCCTGGGACGGCGGCCCTCAGGGCGTTTTGCCGGGCGCCGTTTGGTCAAGCGCCACGTCCATCCCCCGCGCCTCCACCGCCTCGGTGACCTGATCGGCCAACCGCAGGGCGCGGATGATCATCGGCACTGCCAGGGCGAACCACGCCCTTTCGCGGCCGCGCGCCGCCATCGCCTCGCGGGTCTCCTTGGCCAGCCCCATCAGCACCGGGATGAAGCGGATGGCCAGGGTTAGGGCGAAGGACACGACCTCGGGACGCAGGCCGAAGCGGGCGAAGGGTTTGAGCGGTCCTTCGAGCGCCGCCATCATCGCCGAAAGCGAGGTGGTATAGGTGACCAGCGAGGCGGCCAGCACCAGGGCGACCAGCCGGGCCGAAACCGCCACCGCCTCGGCCCAGCCGGCCAGCCACCATTGGCTGGCGGCGATCAGCACCAGGAAGAAAGCCAGGGCGCGCAGTTGACCGACCGCCCGCCGCCAGCCCAGGCCGCAGGCCGGATAGACCAGAAAGATCGCCAGGGCCAGCCCGCACAGCGCCCAGGGATTGTTCACGGGAAACAGCACGGTGCCGAGCACCGCCAGCCCCAGCAGCTTCGCCCCGGCGGGCAGGCGATGAAGGATCGATCGCCCGGGAACATAAAGGGCGGCGATCATCCGCCGTCCCGCGCGCTGATCAGGGTTTCATAGAAGGCGCGGGCCTGGGCCGGCGGGCCGTCATGGACGATCCGGCCGCCATCGATGACCAGCACCCGGTCATAGGCGGCCAGCAGGTCGAGGTCGTGGGTGGCCAGCACCACCCGCTGCGCCAGTCCGGCGACCAGGCGGGCGAACATCCTGCGACCGGCGAGATCAAGCATGGTCGTCGGCTCGTCCATCACCAGGATCTCGGGATCAAGCGCCATCACCCCGGCCAGGGCGAGGCGCTGCTTCTCGCCGCCCGAGAGCATATAGGCCGGGCGGTCGTCAAAGCCGGCCAGACCGAAGCGGGCCAGGGCGGCGGCCACCCGGCGGGCGACCTCGGCCTTGTCGAGCTTCAGGCCCTTGAGGCCAAAGGCGATGTCCTCGGCCGGGGTCGGCATGACGATCTGGGCGTCGGGGTGCTGGAACAGGAAGCCGACCTTGCGCCGCACCGCCCGCACCTCTTTGGCGACACTCATCCCATCGACCTCCACCGTGCCGGCGGCGGGCTTGGCAAGGCCGTTGATCAGGCGGATCAGCGTGCTTTTGCCCGCGCCGTTGGCGCCGATGATCCCGACCCGGGCTTCCTTCAGGGTCAGGGTCAGATCGTGCAGGATCGGCCGGCCGTCCTCGGCCTCGACCCGCACGCCGGTGAAGACGATGGTCTGGGTCATTCCGCGGTGTCTGGCTGGACCGCGACCTCAAGCAGGCTGGTGAAGCAGCCTTCCATCACCGGGCCGGCCTCGACCAGATCGCTGTAAAGGCTGACATTGGCGACAACGACCTCGCGCCCGGTGCCGGCGGGGCGGCGGCGGCTCTCGCGGGCTTCCAGGCGCAGGCGGCTGCCCACCGGCGCCGGGCGCAGGAAGCGCACCCGCTCATAGGAACGCTGCCAGCTGCGCGTGCCCTCGGGATAGCCCAGGGCCTTGCCCAGGCCGCCAACCGCCAGACTGAGCAGCAGGGCGCCGGGCAAGACGGTATCGCCGCCGGCCAGCCCCTCGGCCTCGGCGCGGGCGGGGTCGATGTGGATCCACTGGTCATCGCCGGTCAGCGCGCAAAAGGCGTCGGCGGTGGCCTGGGGGATCGGCTGGTCAAGGGGGGCGGTGGTCGAAGAAAGGGTCACAGTTTGGCCTCGATCGCATTCCAAAGGTCGGCTTCCAGGCAAACCCCGTCGAAACGGTCGATTTCCTGGATGCCCGTGGGAGAGGTGACGTTGATTTCGGTCAGCCAGTCGCCGATAACGTCGATACCGACGAACAGCAGGCCCTTTTCGCGCAGAATCGGGCCGATGGCTTCACAGATTTCCAGATCGCGGGCGGTCAGCGGCGTTTTTTCCGGACGACCGCCGATATGCATGTTCGACCGCGCCTCGCCGGCGGCGGGCACGCGGTTGACGGCGCCGGCCGCCTTGCCGTCGATCAGGATCACCCGCTTGTCGCCCTGGCGGATTTCGGGCAGGTAGCGCTGGACCATGACCGGCTCGCGCGAGCGTTGGGCGAACATTTCAAGCAAGGCATTGAGGTTTTCGTCGCCCGGAGCGATGTGGAACACCCCGGCGCCGCCGTTACCATACAGGGGTTTGACGATGATATCGCCCCATTCGGCGCGGAAGGCGGCGATCGCGGCCCGATCAAGGGTGATCAGGGTTGGCGGCATCAACTCGGGGAAGCGGGTGACGAACAGCTTTTCCGGGGCGTTGCGCACCTCGGTCGGATCATTGACCACCAGGGTTTTGGGGTGGATGTGATCAAGCAGATGGGTGGCGGTGATATAGGCCATATCAAAAGGCGGATCCTGGCGCATCAGCACCACTTCGACATCGGACCCCAGGTCGATGGTTTCGGGCGCGCCAAAGGAAAAGTGGTGGCCCGCCTCGCGGCGCACGCTCAAAGGATGGGCCTTCGCCGTCACCCTGCCATCGCGGAACACCAGATCCTGGGCCAGATAATGCCACAGCCGATGGCCGCGCGCCTGGGCTTCCAGGGCAAGGGCGAAGGTGCTGTCGCCGTTGATATCAATCGCCGCCATGGGATCCATCTGGATCGCCACGCGGAGGGTAGTCGAAGACTGGGTCATAGGCGTTCCTGGCCCCGGGGAGGAAGAAAAGTCAGCCGAAGATAGGCACAACCCCACGCCCGCGCCATCCCCCAGCGCAAAAGAGCCCAAGGCGGGGCTGCTTGATCAACCGACGCAGGGCACATCTTTTTTCCTGTGATGTCATTCACGTTGATATTCACCATCGGCAAGGCCGCCGGAGTTTCACGGCGAAGGGTCGGCTTTCAGGCGGGTGTGGTCGGCGATTTTGCGGATGTGGGGCAGGGCGCGGGCATAGGCCAGAACCCGGTCGCGTTCGCGGGCGTCCTGGGCGATGCCCATGATGTGAAGGGTGTCGCCGACGACATCGACGGTGTAGTTCACCGCCTGGATCTCGCTGTCCAACAGCAAATCGGTGTCCATGCGGTTGGCCAGCCAAACGTCGCGGGCCAAATCGACGCCATCCTGGCCGGTGGGCATGGTCAGATCGTTGACGACGGCGCGCACGCCCTTGACCGTCCAGGTCAGGCGGACGGCCTCGATCCTGTCTGCGGGCTTGGCGACCTCGCCGGTCAGCAGCACCTTGCCCTCGCGTACGGTGGTATAGACATTTCGGTAAACCGCCGGGCCGGCTTGACCGAATTTGGCGTTGATCGCCAGCGCGATGGCGGTGTCATCGACCGCCTGGGAAAAGCCGCGCTCCTCGGTGGCCATGGTCGCCACCTTGGCCCCGGCGCCGATGGCCATGCCCACAGGCGAGCAGGCGCCGGGCAACCCCGCCAGAAGGAGAAGAACCGCCCACGGCCAGGGCCGGCGGCGGGCTGGGCAAACCCTTGCGTCAGACGCGGCGCATGGGACCATTCCTGGCCTTTCGTTCGGGGAGGGAGGGTTTACAAGCCGAGTCGCCAGGCGTCCTTGAGATGTCTGGGCCAAGCCCAGGGCGCGATCACCATCACATCAAACCGCGCCTGCCCCTTCTCTGGCAAGGGAAAGCGGCCAAGGAAGGCCTCGGCGCCCCGGGTGATGCGGATCCTTTGGCGCGGGGTGATCGCCTCCAGGGCGCGGGCCGCCTCGGCCCGGGCCTTGACCTCGATGAAGGCGACCAACCGGCCCCGGCGGGCGATGATATCAACCTCGCCGGCCCCGGTTCCCCGGCCGCTGCGGAAGCGGCGGGCAAGGATGCGCCAGCCGTGCAGGCGCAGCCACCATACGCACAGGCTTTCGGCCCAGCGCCCCCGGCGTTCCCCCTGGCGCCGCGACCGCCTCACCGCTCCCCCGGCCTTTCGCGATCTTCGGCATCGGCCTTGCCGGCCAGCTCCAGGGCGCGTCGATAGAGCGCGCGGCGGGCGACGCCGCTTTCCGCCGCCAGACGCTCGGCGGCCGAGCGCACGCTTTCGCCGGCATCCAGCAACTGGCGCAGGCGGTCGTCCAGAACCCCGGCCGAGGGCGGGGCGGCGGCATCGGGCGGGGCGATGACGATCACCGCCTCGCCCTTGGGCGGGCCGGCCTCGGCGTAATGGGCGGCGAGGGTATCAAGGGTGCCGCGCCGTACCTCCTCGTGCAGCTTGGTCAATTCGCGGCAGACGGCGGCCTCGCGGTCGCCCAAGGCCTTGGCCAGGGCGGCCAGGGTGCGATCAAGGCGCGATACCCCCTCGAACAGCACCAGGGTCGCCCGCACCTCGGCCAACTCGGCGCAGAAGGTGCCAAGTTTGCCGGGCTTGGGCGGCGGGAAGCCGACGAACTGGAAGCGGTCGGTGGGCAGGCCGGCCAGGGCGAGGGCCGTCAGCACCGCCGAGGGGCCGGGAACGGCGGTGACGCGGATTCCCGCCTCGTGGCAGGCCCGCACCAGCCGATAGCCGGG
The DNA window shown above is from Rhodospirillum rubrum ATCC 11170 and carries:
- the gshB gene encoding glutathione synthase → MTQSSTTLRVAIQMDPMAAIDINGDSTFALALEAQARGHRLWHYLAQDLVFRDGRVTAKAHPLSVRREAGHHFSFGAPETIDLGSDVEVVLMRQDPPFDMAYITATHLLDHIHPKTLVVNDPTEVRNAPEKLFVTRFPELMPPTLITLDRAAIAAFRAEWGDIIVKPLYGNGGAGVFHIAPGDENLNALLEMFAQRSREPVMVQRYLPEIRQGDKRVILIDGKAAGAVNRVPAAGEARSNMHIGGRPEKTPLTARDLEICEAIGPILREKGLLFVGIDVIGDWLTEINVTSPTGIQEIDRFDGVCLEADLWNAIEAKL
- the ald gene encoding alanine dehydrogenase encodes the protein MRIGVPKEIKNHEYRVGLTPNSVHEFVDHGHAVVVESGAGLGIGSTDADYIKAGATIAATAAEVFAGAEMVIKVKEPQAVECAMLRPGQILYTYLHLAPDPEQTRALIASGATCIAYETVTDAKGGLPLLAPMSQVAGRMAIQAGAHCLEKAHGGEGVLLGGVPGVAPAKVAIIGGGVVGENAAQIALGIGAEVTVLDRSLDALARLSARFGAGLKTVYSTRAALEQTVLESDLVIGAVLVKGAATPKLVTRAMLGRMRPGAVLVDVAIDQGGCFETSKATTHDAPTYVVDGVVHYCVANMPGAVARTSTYALTNATLPYGLAIATKGWKAALADDPGLLEGLNVHAGKVTCAPVAAELGYEHTPAASVLGA
- a CDS encoding energy-coupling factor ABC transporter ATP-binding protein gives rise to the protein MTQTIVFTGVRVEAEDGRPILHDLTLTLKEARVGIIGANGAGKSTLIRLINGLAKPAAGTVEVDGMSVAKEVRAVRRKVGFLFQHPDAQIVMPTPAEDIAFGLKGLKLDKAEVARRVAAALARFGLAGFDDRPAYMLSGGEKQRLALAGVMALDPEILVMDEPTTMLDLAGRRMFARLVAGLAQRVVLATHDLDLLAAYDRVLVIDGGRIVHDGPPAQARAFYETLISARDGG
- a CDS encoding MaoC family dehydratase; this translates as MTLSSTTAPLDQPIPQATADAFCALTGDDQWIHIDPARAEAEGLAGGDTVLPGALLLSLAVGGLGKALGYPEGTRSWQRSYERVRFLRPAPVGSRLRLEARESRRRPAGTGREVVVANVSLYSDLVEAGPVMEGCFTSLLEVAVQPDTAE
- a CDS encoding energy-coupling factor transporter transmembrane component T family protein translates to MIAALYVPGRSILHRLPAGAKLLGLAVLGTVLFPVNNPWALCGLALAIFLVYPACGLGWRRAVGQLRALAFFLVLIAASQWWLAGWAEAVAVSARLVALVLAASLVTYTTSLSAMMAALEGPLKPFARFGLRPEVVSFALTLAIRFIPVLMGLAKETREAMAARGRERAWFALAVPMIIRALRLADQVTEAVEARGMDVALDQTAPGKTP
- a CDS encoding Lrp/AsnC family transcriptional regulator, whose translation is MVALDTLDRKILRALQCDGRITNTELAERIGLSASACLRRVKRLEDEGVIGGYTAVLDQIALGKPASIFVEITLASQSEASLSAFEAAVRVCPEVMECHLMSGSADYLLRFVAADTLDFERIHKIYLTRLPGVARIRSAFSLRTVSRRAGFPLGD
- a CDS encoding tetratricopeptide repeat-containing sulfotransferase family protein, with translation MQGHHAAARALRRQGRLGEAIARYRAALAATPGAAVLQAEMAECLFAAGQAEAAVKALGQAVRLDPDNATHRGNLAMLLARKGDLAGAIDHARAAVRLAPKDGALRLRLARLLIAAGHPREAEAEALDATRRLPREAASWIALAGARLLDQRPNDAEAPSARALALAPNDAEALSLRTDLLLSLGRLAEAEATARLALKRQPTSLAALVALSKAKTFRPDDPDWPALAALLPSLGERSAEEAVKLHFASAKALEDMGRDDEAFAHYQAGNSLKGRGLPDELPALSAMVDSLERWTPKLRPVGEGDPLPVFIVGMPRSGTTLVEQILDRHRAIHGAGEILLFGERVVANGLGGYSADPQGLDPERLAALGADYRDRLRGLAPRAGRIINKTPGNWLHLGLIAAALPGARIIWCRRDPVDCCLSCFRNLFGQGHAWTTDLGRAGRYYRLQERLTGHWQAVLGDERMTAVDYEALVADPEAEARRLVAHLGLEWDEACLDHTRGGRAVTTLSQVQVRQPITDASVGRGRRFQTHLGPLLTALDGR